Proteins encoded in a region of the Tripterygium wilfordii isolate XIE 37 chromosome 21, ASM1340144v1, whole genome shotgun sequence genome:
- the LOC119988859 gene encoding COBRA-like protein 10, with protein MKILWNSTNNSNNVLLITLLIVLASFCHAQDYDDETTTPAAPPPALDNCNGIFLSYTFISREKEFPHVKNATAQAWAFKATASILNAGQDELKAWKMFVGFQRKEILVSATGAVIVDGGDFPAAVGNGTTFAGDAMPDLKTSIDTAGDMNQIAVNIEITGTQFGIKPPGVPMPKTIKLVNDGYMCPAPTKEGKTGMHVCCKRNPKFKLKLVKKTRFHPRLNGDLSMIYDVLQSYEGSYQAQVTIDNNHPLGRLDHWNLTWEWMHGEFIYDMKGAYTHKRDYSECLYGPAGKNYKDFDFSNVMNCEKRPVMSDLPADRANDSKVGKLPYCCRNGTILPTLMDETQARSIFQLRVYKMPPNLNRTALEPPHHWKIDGVLNPQYKCGPPVRVDPTEFPDPSGLQAISTAAASWQVVCNITRPKDRASRCCVSFSAYYNESAIPCPTCACGCNEDTKCNPNAAAMFLPPDALLVPFVNRTEKAKAWARLKHRPIPKQLPCPDNCGVSVNWHINSDYKSGWTARITLFNWAEQPFEDWFAAFQLKKAVPGYENVYSFNGTKLPGNNTIFVQGLKGLNFLMGEINGTNPDKDPRVPGKQQSVMSFTKKKTLGINIAHGHGFPTKVYFNGEECAVPKEFPRKSAAAHQSGVQFLPVLIIAIVTFVLMADRFH; from the exons ATGAAGATATTATGGAATAGTACTAACAATAGTAATAATGTACTACTTATAACATTGCTCattgtattggcatcattttgtCATGCCCAAGACTACGACGACGAAACCACCACCCCGGCTGCCCCGCCACCGGCATTAGACAACTGCAATGGGATCTTTCTTTCCTATACATTCATTTCTAGGGAGAAAGAGTTTCCACATGTTAAAAACGCGACCGCGCAAGCGTGGGCGTTTAAGGCTACAGCATCAATTCTCAATGCAGGACAAGATGAGTTGAAGGCGTGGAAGATGTTTGTGGGGTTCCAGCGCAAAGAGATCCTGGTTTCCGCCACCGGGGCAGTGATTGTTGATGGCGGTGACTTCCCTGCCGCGGTTGGGAATGGTACTACATTTGCAGGAGATGCAATGCCTGACTTGAAAACATCTATTGATACAGCTGGAGATATGAACCAGATTGCAGTGAACATTGAAATTACTGGTACACAGTTTGGTATCAAGCCTCCTGGTGTTCCTATGCCTAAGACAATCAAGCTTGTCAACGATGGATATATGTGTCCTGCACCAACCAAAGAAG GGAAAACTGGTATGCACGTATGCTGCAAAAGGAATCCGAAATTCAAGCTGAAACTGGTGAAGAAAACCCGGTTCCATCCTCGTCTAAATGGTGATCTATCAATGATATATGATGTCCTGCAATCCTATGAAGGAAGCTACCAAGCTCAAGTCACCATTGACAACAACCACCCATTAGGCCGCCTTGATCACTGGAACTTAACATGGGAATGGATGCATGGAGAGTTCATTTACGACATGAAGGGCGCGTACACCCACAAGAGAGACTACTCTGAGTGCCTCTACGGTCCAGCGGGAAAAAACTACAAGGATTTCGACTTCTCTAATGTCATGAACTGCGAAAAAAGACCGGTGATGTCTGATTTGCCTGCTGATAGAGCCAATGACAGCAAAGTAGGAAAATTGCCTTATTGTTGTAGAAATGGCACAATCTTGCCTACTTTGATGGATGAAACTCAAGCGAGGTCGATATTTCAATTAAGGGTCTATAAAATGCCTCCCAATCTGAACAGAACAGCTCTGGAGCCACCCCATCATTGGAAAATTGATGGAGTACTGAATCCTCAGTACAAATGTGGACCTCCAGTAAGAGTAGATCCTACAGAATTTCCGGACCCGAGCGGGCTTCAGGCTATAAGCACAGCTGCAGCTAGTTGGCAAGTTGTATGCAACATTACAAGACCAAAGGATAGAGCATCAAGGTGCTGTGTATCCTTCTCTGCTTACTACAATGAATCTGCCATTCCTTGCCCTACTTGTGCTTGTGGTTGCAATGAGGACACCAAATGTAACCCCAATGCAGCTGCAATGTTTCTCCCACCGGATGCCTTGCTCGTCCCGTTTGTCAACCGGACGGAGAAAGCCAAAGCTTGGGCTAGGCTCAAGCACAGGCCTATACCAAAACAATTACCATGTCCAGATAATTGTGGAGTCAGCGTAAACTGGCACATAAATTCTGATTACAAGAGTGGATGGACAGCAAGAATTACACTATTCAATTGGGCAGAACAGCCTTTTGAGGATTGGTTTGCAGCATTTCAGCTAAAGAAGGCCGTGCCGGGATACGAAAATGTGTACTCCTTCAATGGTACAAAATTGCCAGGCAACaataccatttttgttcaaGGCCTGAAAGGGTTGAATTTCTTGATGGGAGAGATCAATGGGACTAATCCTGATAAGGATCCAAGAGTGCCTGGAAAGCAGCAATCAGTGATGTCTTTCACCAAGAAAAAGACTCTCGGAATCAACATCGCTCACGGCCATGGCTTCCCTACAAAGGTCTATTTCAATGGTGAAGAGTGTGCAGTCCCTAAGGAATTTCCCAGGAAAAGTGCAGCAGCTCATCAGTCTGGTGTCCAATTCTTGCCTGTTCTGATCATTGCTATCGTTACCTTCGTGCTTATGGCAGACCGTTTTCATTGA
- the LOC119988861 gene encoding thiamine thiazole synthase, chloroplastic-like produces MATTTLTSSLSGKIQKTSAFGSSFNGTQISSTLLRQSAKAGSGNLSVTMSAQAPQYDLNAFGFEPIKESIVSREMTRRYMTDMITYADTDVVIVGAGSAGLSCAYEISKNPDVQVAIIEQSVSPGGGAWLGGQLFSAMVVRKPAHLFLNELGVDYDEQENYVVIKHAALFTSTIMSKLLARPNVKLFNAVAAEDLIVKNGRVGGVVTNWALVSMNHDTQSCMDPNVMEAKVVVSSCGHDGPFGATGVKRLKSIGMIDSVPGMKALDMNTAEDSIVRLTREIVPGMIVTGMEVAEIDGSPRMGPTFGAMMISGQKAAHLALKALGLPNAVDKNNEGALQPEFVLAAADSAETADA; encoded by the exons atggctacAACAACTCTGACCTCCTCTCTCTCTGGCAAGATCCAGAAGACCTCTGCCTTTGGTTCGTCCTTCAATGGAACCCAGATTTCATCCACGTTGCTGCGTCAATCAGCCAAGGCTGGTTCAGGAAATTTGTCAGTAACCATGTCTGCACAGGCCCCTCAGTATGATCTGAACGCTTTCGGGTTCGAACCCATCAAGGAATCGATCGTATCGCGTGAGATGACTCGCAGATACATGACGGACATGATCACTTATGCTGATACTGATGTGGTTATCGTCGGTGCTGGCTCTGCTGGACTCTCCTGCGCGTACGAGATCAGCAAGAATCCTGATGTGCAGGTGGCCATCATTGAGCAGTCTGTTAGCCCTGGTGGTGGTGCCTGGCTCGGGGGTCAGCTCTTCTCTGCTATG GTTGTGCGTAAACCAGCCCATCTCTTCTTGAATGAGCTTGGTGTGGATTATGATGAGCAAGAAAACTATGTGGTGATCAAACATGCTGCCCTCTTCACCTCCACGATCATGAGCAAGCTCTTGGCTCGCCCGAATGTCAAGCTCTTCAATGCCGTGGCTGCTGAGGACTTGATTGTGAAAAACGGCAGAGTTGGTGGAGTTGTGACCAACTGGGCTTTGGTGTCTATGAACCATGACACACAGTCCTGCATGGACCCTAATGTGATGGAGGCTAAGGTCGTGGTGAGCTCTTGCGGACATGATGGGCCTTTTGGAGCCACTGGTGTTAAGAGGCTGAAGAGCATAGGAATGATAGACAGTGTGCCTGGGATGAAGGCTTTGGACATGAACACTGCTGAGGATAGTATTGTGAGACTGACCAGGGAGATTGTTCCTGGCATGATCGTCACTGGCATGGAAGTTGCTGAGATTGATGGCTCCCCTAGAATG GGACCAACATTTGGAGCCATGATGATATCGGGACAGAAGGCTGCTCATCTGGCTTTGAAGGCTCTCGGTTTGCCCAACGCAGTCGACAAGAACAACGAGGGTGCTCTTCAGCCGGAGTTTGTATTAGCCGCGGCTGATTCAGCAGAGACTGCTGATGCCTAA
- the LOC119989370 gene encoding protein translation factor SUI1 homolog: MSDLDIQIPASFDPFADAKSEDSSGAAGSKEYVHIRTQQRNGRKSLTTVQGLKKEYSYNKILKDLKKEFCCNGTVVQDPEMGQVIQLQGDQRKNVSTFLVQAGIVKKDHIKIHGF; the protein is encoded by the exons ATGTCTGATCTCGACATCCAGATACCTGCTTCTTTTG ATCCCTTTGCTGATGCAAAATCTGAGGATTCTTCTGGTGCTGCTGGGTCAAAGGAGTATGTTCACATTCGTACACAGCAGCGGAATGGCAGGAAAAGCTTGACAACTGTGCAGGGGTTGAAGAAAGAATACAGCTATAACAAGATACTGAAGGACCTTAAGAAAGAGTTTTGCTGCAATGGCACTGTTGTCCAGGATCCGGAAATGGGGCAG GTTATTCAACTTCAAGGTGACCAGCGTAAGAACGTGTCCACCTTCCTTGTTCAG GCTGGCATCGTGAAGAAGGACCACATCAAAATCCACGGTTTCTGA
- the LOC119989369 gene encoding glutamyl-tRNA(Gln) amidotransferase subunit A, chloroplastic/mitochondrial — MLSTIQPSRAVPRIPLRFPCKTITTQSHRKFSFKPLSSSSSSSQSQSQIDQSPPPQSQILNIRNGLLSRQFTATQLAESYLNRLRLTEPLLHSFLHVSSSVLRQAQEVDLKIQRNEHLGPLAGVLIGVKDNICTSDMLSTAGSGILRNYQPPFDATAVKRIRDLGGIVVGKTNMDEFGMGSTTEASAFQVTANPWDITRVPGGSSGGSAAAVSARQCVVSLGSDTGGSVRQPASFCGVVGLKPTYGRVSRFGLMAYASSLDVIGCFGSSVADVGSLLHTISGHDRLDSTSSRRELPDFTSQFIAANNMNSQPLKGLKVGLISETIGDGVDTQVISAIQGAALHLEELGCTVTQVSLPSFSLGLPAYYILATSESSSNLSRYDGVRYGKQASADVLNGLYGDSRAEGFGPEVKMRILMGTYALSAGYYDAYYKRAQQVRTLIQKSFKAALDENDILISPAAPSAAYKIGEKRNDPLAMYAGDIMTVNVNLAGLPALVVPCAFVEGGPAGLPVGLQMIGSSFDEEKLLRVGHIFEQTLQGCRFVPPLVEDSVDC, encoded by the exons ATGCTATCTACAATCCAGCCATCTCGTGCTGTTCCTCGCATCCCTCTCCGTTTCCCTTGTAAAACCATAACAACTCAGTCCCATAGAAAATTCTCATTCAAGCCTctgtcttcatcttcttcgtccTCACAATCTCAATCTCAAATAGACCAATCCCCACCTCCACAATCCCAAATCCTGAACATCCGCAATGGTCTTCTTTCCCGGCAGTTCACCGCCACCCAACTGGCCGAGTCCTACCTCAACCGCCTCCGCCTTACTGAACCCCTTCTCCACTCTTTCCTTCATGTCTCCTCCTCAGTCTTGAGACAGGCCCAGGAGGTTGATTTGAAGATTCAGAGGAATGAGCATCTGGGTCCCCTCGCTGGCGTCCTCATTGGTGTCAAGGACAACATCTGTACCTCTGACATGCTTTCCACCGCTGGTTCCGGCATCTTGCGAAATTATCAGCCCCCATTCGATGCTACTGCTGTGAAAAGAATCAGGGACTTGGGTGGGATTGTGGTTGGAAAGACTAATATGGACGAATTTGGAATGGGCAGCACCACTGAAGCTTCTGCCTTTCAG GTGACTGCAAATCCGTGGGATATTACTCGGGTGCCTGGAGGATCTTCCGGAGGCTCTGCAGCTGCCGTTTCTGCTAGACAGTGTGTTGTTTCACTGGGTAGTGATACTGGTGGAAGTGTAAGACAACCTGCATCCTTTTGTGGCGTTGTTGGTCTCAAACCCACATACGGACGTGTCTCTAGATTTGGTCTTATGGCATACGCCTCCTCCCTCGATGTCATTGGATGCTTTGGTTCCTCAGTGGCTGATGTTGGGAGTCTTCTCCACACAATTTCTGGCCATGATAGACTTGATTCCACTAGTAGTAGGCGA GAGCTACCTGATTTCACATCTCAGTTCATTGCTGCAAATAATATGAACTCCCAACCATTGAAGGGACTGAAGGTTGGATTGATCAGTGAAACTATTGGTGATGGTGTTGACACTCAGGTTATATCGGCGATCCAAGGTGCTGCTTTACATCTTGAAGAATTAGGCTGCACAGTGACACAG GTGTCTTTACCATCTTTCTCCCTTGGTTTACCTGCCTACTATATCCTTGCTACTTCTGAATCATCTTCCAACTTATCACGCTATGATGGTGTCAG ATATGGGAAGCAAGCTTCTGCTGATGTGTTAAACGGGCTTTATGGAGATTCGAGGGCGGAAGGATTTGGTCCTGAG GTTAAAATGAGAATTTTGATGGGGACATATGCACTTTCAGCTGGTTATTATGATGCATACTACAAACGTGCTCAGCAG GTAAGGACCTTAATTCAGAAAAGCTTTAAGGCAGCACTGGATGAAAATGACATCTTGATTTCGCCTGCTGCTCCATCAGCTGCTTATAAGATTG GTGAAAAAAGAAATGATCCATTGGCAATGTATGCAGGCGATATTATGACG GTCAATGTAAACTTGGCAGGGCTTCCAGCATTGGTTGTGCCCTGTGCATTTGTTGAAGGAGGACCTGCTGGTCTTCCAGTTGGTCTTCAAATGATCGGTTCATCTTTTGACGAG GAAAAACTGCTCAGAGTGGGTCATATCTTTGAGCAGACTCTTCAAGGTTGCCGCTTTGTTCCGCCATTAGTAGAAGATAGTGTTGATTGCTAG
- the LOC119989393 gene encoding 2S albumin-like — MARQTTFATTLFTIFLLLAANAVLAYRTTIPTIEVDINFKGDRYGRSDSCEEEIEEKDLSVCKAFIKGGTLSTILAMPGDRQSYNKLSDRLGCCRELGKFDEICVCDALNYVIKEADGGDDAVSRAQNLLIYCRMPLGCNFGKKRLLA, encoded by the coding sequence ATGGCAAGGCAAACAACCTTTGCTACTACTCTCTTCACTATCTTTCTCCTCCTCGCCGCGAACGCTGTGCTTGCCTATAGAACCACTATCCCCACCATTGAAGTCGACATCAACTTCAAAGGGGATCGATATGGACGGTCCGATTCGTGTGAGGAGGAGATTGAAGAGAAAGATTTAAGCGTGTGCAAGGCTTTCATAAAAGGAGGAACCCTATCTACGATCCTTGCAATGCCCGGGGATCGTCAGAGCTACAATAAACTAAGCGATCGTCTAGGTTGTTGTCGCGAACTTGGGAAGTTCGATGAGATTTGTGTGTGTGATGCATTGAATTATGTTATCAAGGAAGCAGATGGAGGAGATGATGCGGTTTCGAGGGCACAGAACCTGCTCATATACTGCCGAATGCCGTTGGGTTGCAACTTCGGGAAAAAGAGACTGCTTGCGTAG
- the LOC119989395 gene encoding uncharacterized protein LOC119989395, producing MARQTTFAATTLFTIILLLPTIYGQQDYSCDKEVEEIDISQQCKDFIIPSTILAMPLPRRDHQLRNLGECCPKLREFDEPICACDALDKVIKEAGGGEDAVVNAHNLLIYCRLPLGCDLISDRVVAS from the coding sequence ATGGCAAGACAAACAACCTTTGCTGCCACTACTCTCTTTACTATCATTCTCCTACTCCCCACCATATATGGACAGCAGGATTATTCGTGTGACAAGGAGGTTGAAGAGATAGATATAAGCCAGCAGTGCAAGGATTTCATAATCCCATCGACGATCCTTGCAATGCCATTGCCCCGCAGAGATCATCAACTACGCAATCTTGGAGAGTGTTGCCCTAAACTTAGGGAGTTTGATGAGCCGATTTGTGCGTGTGATGCATTGGATAAAGTTATCAAGGAAGCTGGTGGAGGAGAAGATGCGGTGGTTAACGCACATAACCTGCTCATATACTGCCGCTTGCCGCTGGGTTGCGACTTAATTAGCGACCGTGTAGTAGCAAGCTAG